In Rhizoctonia solani chromosome 7, complete sequence, one DNA window encodes the following:
- a CDS encoding DNA-directed RNA polymerase II subunit RPB3 translates to MNQETSTGPLLTIRDIKKQSVNFVLEGVELAFANSLRRVCMADLPTIAIDLVEIESNTTVLPDEFLAHRLGMVPLVSTNCDEALRYTRDCTCISRCKYCSVELYLNVSSTNQPVDITSNNLDVVPSGGGEFGGEDEGEEGDELQKRPPNFGTPIGKDDPNVPPVLLCRIRKGQELRLRCIAKKGTAKEHAKWSPCTGVGFEYDPYNKLRHTTYWYEVDSRAEWPLSENAKEEEPPRDDESFDYMAKPEKFYFDIETDGKVAPREVVLKGLIELQTKLGNIIHGLTPRNEFDGDTGAGAAIVPQTNGARQQTNGWGAAASPAQTGGWGAASPGQAAGGWGSSPRGGGGGWGSSASPRGGNGGWGSNSPANSGGTWGSASPNRGGGWNM, encoded by the exons ATGAATCAGGAAACGAGCACAGGACCGCTCCTGACGATCCGGGATATCAAAAAACAATCGGTCAATTTTGTTTTGGAAGGTGTAGAGCTTGC CTTTGCCAACTCTCTTCGACGAGTTTGCATGGCTGATTTGCCAACAATTG CTATTGACCTAGTCGAAATCGAGAGCAACACGACCGTTCTACCCGATGAGTTTTTGGCGCACCGACTGGGCATGGTCCCTCTCGTGAGCACAAATTGCGACGAGGCATTGAGGTATACAAGG GATTGTACATGTATCTCCCGATGCAAATACTGCTCGGTCGAGTTATACTTGAACGTTTCGTCGACAAACCAACCTGTTGACATTACTTCCAACAATCTCGATGTTGTCCCTTCAGGTGGAGGCGAGTTTGGAGGGGAAGATGAAGGAGAGGAGGGCGATGAATTGCAGAAGCGACCACCGAATTTCGGGACACCTATAGGGAAAG ATGATCCGAATGTTCCCCCTGTGTTGCTATGCAGGATACGAAAAGGGCAGGAGCTCAGGCTACGCTGTATAGCCAAAAAG GGCACAGCAAAAGAACACGCCAAGTGGTCTCCCTGCACAGGTGTCGGCTTTGAATATGACCCATACAATAAGCTCCGACACACCACTTACTGGTACGAAGTTGACTCGCGCGCTGAATGGCCGCTGAGCGAAAATGCGAAAGAGGAGGAGCCCCCAAGAGATGACGAGTCATTTGATTATATGGCTAAACCGGAGAAGTTTTACTTTGATATTGAGACAGACGGGAAGGTTGCTCCTAGAGAAGTCGTTTTAAAG GGGTTGATTGAACTGCAAACTAAACTTGGGAACATTATTCACGGATTGACACCTCGGAACGAATTCGACGGAGACACAGGTGCTGGAGCTGCAATTGTTCCTCAAACCAATGGTGCACGTCAGCAAACAAACGGATGGGGTGCTGCTGCATCTCCCGCTCAAACTGGAGGATGGGGAGCTGCAAGCCCAGGACAAGCTGCGGGTGGATGGGGCTCAAGCCCTCGTGGAGGAGGCGGAGGATGGGGCTCATCTGCTAGTCCTCGGGGTGGTAACGGAGGATGGGGGTCTAACAGCCCTGCCAATTCTGGAGGCACATGGGGATCTGCATCACCCAACAGGGGAGGCGGATGGAACATGTAA